A DNA window from Maribellus comscasis contains the following coding sequences:
- a CDS encoding pyridoxamine 5'-phosphate oxidase family protein: MRTYLIEDRGKINEIIKACKTCYLAMAEENAPYVLPMNFALNGDWVILHSAQTGRMWETLKKNPKVCINWTLGEELAWQDVQVGCSYRVKSESVLVEGEAAFVDDFDEKYELLKMLMAQYSDREFKFNAPAVKNVGLIKVKIEKLSAKEFGAKAITPWNS, encoded by the coding sequence ATGCGAACATATCTTATCGAAGACCGGGGAAAAATAAACGAAATTATAAAAGCGTGTAAAACGTGCTACCTGGCCATGGCAGAAGAAAATGCACCTTATGTTTTACCAATGAATTTTGCGTTAAACGGCGATTGGGTAATTTTACACTCGGCACAAACCGGAAGAATGTGGGAGACGCTGAAGAAAAACCCGAAAGTATGCATCAACTGGACGCTGGGAGAAGAACTTGCCTGGCAAGATGTACAAGTGGGATGCAGCTACCGCGTAAAATCGGAATCGGTTTTGGTAGAAGGTGAAGCAGCATTTGTGGATGACTTTGATGAAAAATATGAGTTGCTAAAAATGTTAATGGCTCAATACAGCGACCGCGAATTTAAATTTAACGCGCCCGCCGTAAAAAATGTGGGGCTTATAAAAGTTAAGATTGAAAAATTATCGGCGAAAGAATTCGGGGCAAAAGCAATTACGCCTTGGAATAGTTAA
- a CDS encoding flavin reductase family protein, whose protein sequence is MAKTYWKPGTIIYPLPAVMVSCGEKEEEYNIITIAWTGTINSDPPMCSISVRPGRHSYEIIKRTGEFVINLTTEKLARATDWCGCRSGQKYNKWKEMNLTPAPAKVVKAPIIEESPVNIECKVKNIVELGTHHMFIAEVVSVSVDDAFLNDKNAFSFSKASPLVYSHGHYFGLGKKIGKFGWSVEKKKKKKK, encoded by the coding sequence ATGGCAAAAACGTACTGGAAACCTGGAACCATAATTTATCCGCTTCCCGCAGTGATGGTAAGTTGCGGCGAAAAAGAAGAAGAATACAATATTATTACCATTGCCTGGACCGGCACCATTAACAGCGATCCGCCCATGTGCAGCATCTCAGTCCGGCCGGGCAGGCATTCATACGAAATAATTAAACGAACGGGAGAATTTGTTATTAACCTCACTACCGAAAAGCTTGCCAGGGCAACAGACTGGTGCGGCTGTCGTTCAGGTCAGAAGTACAACAAATGGAAAGAAATGAACCTCACTCCTGCTCCGGCCAAAGTGGTTAAGGCTCCAATTATTGAAGAATCTCCCGTGAATATTGAATGCAAAGTAAAAAACATTGTGGAGCTTGGTACACACCACATGTTTATTGCCGAAGTTGTAAGTGTTTCCGTTGATGATGCTTTTCTGAACGACAAAAATGCATTTAGTTTCTCAAAAGCAAGTCCATTGGTATACAGCCACGGGCATTATTTTGGACTTGGAAAAAAAATTGGAAAATTTGGATGGTCGGTTGAGAAAAAGAAGAAGAAAAAAAAGTGA
- the metK gene encoding methionine adenosyltransferase: MSYLFTSESVSEGHPDKVSDQISDAMLDQFLSFDPDSKVAVETLVTTGQVVVAGEVKSQTYVDVQEVARGVINKIGYTKGEYRFEGDSCGVLVAIHEQSPDINRGVDKEDKKNQGAGDQGMMFGYACKDTDNYMPLPLELSHLILQELAVIRREEKEMTYLRPDSKSQVTIEYTDDNEPVKVHTIVVSTQHDEFDTDEPMLAKIREDVINILIPRVKAKLPERVQALFGDDIIYHVNPTGKFVIGGPHGDTGLTGRKIIVDTYGGRGAHGGGAFSGKDPSKVDRSAAYASRHIAKNLVAAGVADEILVQLAYAIGVAQPVGVYVNTYGRKNISLSDGEIAEKVKTIFDLRPAAIEERLKLRNPIYSETAAYGHMGRVPTVVKKTFESPYNGKVELEVELFTWEKLDFVDAIKEAFGI, translated from the coding sequence ATGAGTTATTTATTTACAAGTGAGTCGGTTTCAGAAGGTCATCCTGACAAAGTTTCCGACCAGATTTCAGATGCAATGTTGGATCAGTTTTTATCATTCGACCCGGATTCGAAGGTAGCTGTTGAAACACTGGTAACCACCGGACAGGTTGTGGTTGCGGGCGAGGTAAAATCGCAAACTTATGTCGATGTGCAGGAAGTTGCACGCGGAGTAATTAACAAAATTGGTTACACCAAAGGAGAGTATCGTTTTGAAGGTGATTCCTGCGGTGTTCTGGTGGCTATTCACGAACAAAGCCCCGACATCAACCGGGGAGTTGACAAAGAGGATAAAAAAAACCAGGGAGCAGGCGATCAGGGGATGATGTTTGGTTATGCCTGCAAGGATACCGATAATTACATGCCGCTTCCGTTGGAACTGTCGCACTTGATTTTGCAGGAACTGGCGGTTATTCGCAGAGAAGAAAAAGAGATGACTTATCTCCGACCGGATTCAAAATCGCAGGTAACCATTGAATACACTGACGATAACGAACCGGTAAAAGTTCATACGATTGTAGTTTCAACTCAACACGATGAGTTTGACACAGATGAACCAATGCTGGCAAAAATCAGGGAAGATGTAATTAACATTTTGATTCCCCGTGTAAAAGCCAAGTTACCCGAACGTGTTCAGGCCTTGTTTGGCGACGATATTATTTATCATGTCAATCCAACCGGAAAATTTGTAATAGGTGGTCCGCATGGAGATACCGGTTTAACCGGACGAAAAATTATAGTTGATACGTATGGTGGGCGGGGAGCTCACGGCGGTGGTGCTTTTTCCGGTAAAGACCCGTCAAAAGTTGACCGCTCAGCGGCGTATGCATCGCGTCATATTGCAAAAAATTTAGTGGCTGCCGGAGTTGCCGATGAAATTCTGGTACAATTGGCCTATGCAATTGGTGTTGCTCAACCTGTAGGAGTTTATGTAAATACCTACGGGAGAAAAAATATTTCACTTTCTGACGGTGAAATTGCTGAAAAAGTGAAAACAATTTTCGATCTTCGGCCTGCTGCAATTGAAGAAAGGCTTAAGTTGCGTAACCCGATTTATTCGGAAACAGCGGCCTATGGTCATATGGGGAGGGTTCCCACAGTGGTGAAAAAAACGTTTGAGTCGCCCTATAACGGGAAAGTTGAACTGGAAGTAGAGCTTTTTACATGGGAAAAGCTTGATTTTGTTGATGCTATTAAAGAAGCTTTCGGGATTTAA
- the gldA gene encoding gliding motility-associated ABC transporter ATP-binding subunit GldA has protein sequence MTVETSNITKLFGKQKALDNVSISVKQGELIGFLGPNGAGKSTLMKIVNGYLPADSGEVFVNGQRVTPQNLEIRRNIGYLPENNPLYTDLYIKEFLEITAGFYRIPNKKKRVDEMIELTGLGEEQHKKIRALSKGYRQRVGLAQALIHNPSVLILDEPTTGLDPNQLEEIRGLIRDISKEKTVIFSSHIMQEVEAVCNRVIIINKGRIVANGSIAEIKSGNLSQGQIVLAEFNKKADEAKLAAVRGVKNLQAEENFWIIESDGEQDIRPLLFQFAVENKLVLLTLQEKQQNLENVFHQLTQNQN, from the coding sequence ATGACAGTAGAAACGAGCAACATAACAAAATTATTTGGAAAGCAAAAAGCGCTCGATAATGTCAGTATTTCGGTTAAACAGGGAGAACTTATTGGTTTTCTGGGGCCAAATGGCGCTGGAAAGTCGACTCTGATGAAAATTGTAAATGGTTATTTACCTGCTGACTCCGGAGAAGTTTTTGTGAATGGGCAGAGAGTTACACCGCAAAATCTTGAGATTAGACGGAATATTGGTTATCTTCCTGAAAACAACCCGCTTTATACCGATCTTTATATTAAGGAGTTTTTGGAGATTACTGCTGGTTTTTATCGGATTCCCAACAAAAAAAAGCGGGTGGACGAGATGATTGAACTAACCGGATTAGGTGAAGAGCAACACAAAAAAATACGGGCTCTTTCAAAAGGATACCGCCAGCGTGTAGGATTGGCGCAGGCATTGATTCATAATCCTTCTGTTTTAATTCTCGACGAACCCACAACCGGATTGGACCCTAATCAGCTGGAAGAAATCCGGGGATTAATTCGGGATATCAGCAAAGAAAAAACGGTTATTTTTTCTTCGCATATTATGCAGGAGGTGGAAGCGGTCTGCAACCGTGTTATCATCATAAATAAAGGCAGGATTGTTGCGAATGGCAGCATAGCTGAAATTAAAAGCGGTAACCTGAGTCAGGGGCAGATTGTTCTTGCTGAGTTTAATAAAAAGGCCGATGAAGCTAAGCTGGCCGCTGTTCGGGGAGTTAAAAACCTGCAGGCTGAAGAAAATTTTTGGATAATTGAATCGGATGGCGAGCAGGATATCCGCCCGCTTCTTTTTCAATTTGCTGTTGAGAATAAATTAGTGTTGCTGACGCTGCAGGAAAAACAGCAGAATTTGGAAAACGTATTTCATCAGTTAACGCAAAATCAGAATTAA
- the ispG gene encoding (E)-4-hydroxy-3-methylbut-2-enyl-diphosphate synthase has protein sequence MKDRNFNYIKDLTRYERQKTWDVNIGGVPVGGNNPIRIQTMTDTDTSDTEAIVEQIIRLIKAGADYVRVTVKSIADAGNLKNIKNKLAERGYKTPLIADIHFNPRLAEIAAKSISKVRINPGNFYDKRAQFINKIYSDEEYKQELHKIEDQFIPFLKILKENNTALRIGTNHGSLSDRVMSRFGDTPSGMVESVMEFLRICKKVDFNDVVISIKSSNTRVMVYTVRLLNYKMRLEDLKYPLHLGVTEAGEGEDGRIKSAVGIGALLADGIGDTVRVSLTERPVREIPVALKLVNHVRSYENHEAITAPLIAQPNPFEYERRSTRPVLNMGGEELPVVVADLGDRSLQEMIPIRGKLIPDYFLSGNKILDIHGEEYPIITLEEYLFESTRWGRMKFIRTNKMEFDRFMDRHPEIITKLKQTRKTVLILESFNKNPMAELRAFFMSLETHIWKVPVILYRRYNEETLEDLQIKASVDFGGLFLDGYGDGICVSNDSDIITFTELKDLSFGILQASRMRTTKTEFISCPGCGRTLFNLHETTLKIKAHFKHLDHLKIGIMGCVVNGPGEMGDSDYGFVGAGNNRVNLYKGLKPIKRNIPYEDAVEELELLIRENGDWQDPED, from the coding sequence ATGAAAGATCGTAATTTCAATTATATAAAGGATTTAACCCGCTACGAGAGACAAAAAACATGGGACGTAAATATCGGAGGCGTTCCTGTAGGTGGAAATAATCCTATCCGAATTCAAACGATGACCGATACCGACACATCGGACACCGAAGCGATCGTTGAACAAATTATTCGCTTAATAAAAGCAGGAGCAGATTATGTGCGCGTAACGGTTAAAAGTATAGCCGATGCAGGAAACCTGAAAAATATAAAAAACAAACTTGCAGAAAGAGGATATAAAACTCCGCTAATTGCGGATATTCATTTTAATCCGCGGCTCGCCGAAATTGCGGCTAAAAGTATCTCTAAAGTAAGGATTAACCCTGGAAATTTTTACGATAAACGTGCGCAGTTCATCAATAAAATTTATTCAGACGAAGAATATAAACAGGAACTTCATAAAATTGAGGATCAGTTTATCCCGTTTTTAAAAATCCTTAAGGAAAACAATACCGCTTTAAGAATTGGAACGAATCACGGTTCGCTCTCTGACAGAGTAATGAGCCGCTTTGGAGATACTCCTTCCGGAATGGTTGAGTCAGTTATGGAGTTTCTGCGTATTTGTAAAAAGGTAGATTTTAACGATGTAGTTATCTCCATCAAGTCGAGCAACACCCGCGTAATGGTGTATACCGTACGTTTGTTAAATTACAAAATGCGGCTGGAAGACTTAAAATACCCATTGCATCTTGGCGTTACCGAAGCCGGAGAAGGCGAAGACGGGCGAATAAAATCGGCAGTCGGAATTGGAGCTTTACTTGCAGACGGGATTGGTGACACCGTTCGTGTATCTTTAACCGAAAGACCGGTGAGGGAAATTCCCGTGGCTTTAAAACTTGTCAATCATGTAAGAAGCTATGAAAATCATGAAGCGATAACTGCTCCTTTAATTGCTCAGCCAAATCCGTTTGAATACGAAAGACGATCAACCCGCCCTGTATTAAATATGGGAGGTGAAGAACTTCCGGTGGTTGTTGCCGATTTAGGAGATCGCAGTTTACAGGAGATGATTCCGATTAGGGGAAAATTGATTCCTGATTATTTTCTTTCCGGAAATAAAATTCTGGATATTCACGGGGAAGAATACCCGATTATTACGCTCGAAGAATATCTTTTTGAAAGTACTCGCTGGGGAAGAATGAAGTTTATCCGTACCAATAAAATGGAATTCGACCGTTTTATGGACAGACATCCTGAAATTATTACCAAACTGAAACAAACCAGAAAAACTGTACTTATACTGGAGAGCTTTAATAAAAACCCGATGGCAGAATTAAGGGCTTTCTTTATGAGCCTGGAAACGCATATATGGAAGGTTCCGGTAATTCTTTACCGAAGGTACAACGAAGAAACCCTGGAAGACCTTCAAATAAAAGCTTCTGTTGATTTTGGCGGACTTTTTCTGGATGGGTATGGCGATGGTATTTGTGTATCAAATGATAGTGATATTATTACTTTTACCGAATTGAAAGACCTTAGCTTTGGCATTCTGCAGGCAAGCAGAATGAGAACAACAAAAACAGAATTTATTTCCTGCCCGGGATGCGGCCGCACATTATTTAATTTGCACGAAACTACATTAAAAATAAAAGCACATTTTAAACATCTTGATCACCTCAAAATTGGAATTATGGGTTGTGTTGTAAACGGCCCCGGTGAAATGGGAGATTCCGATTATGGTTTTGTAGGTGCCGGAAACAACCGGGTGAATCTTTACAAAGGATTAAAACCTATAAAAAGAAATATTCCATATGAAGATGCTGTAGAGGAGCTGGAACTGTTGATTCGCGAAAACGGTGACTGGCAGGATCCTGAAGATTAA
- a CDS encoding DUF6036 family nucleotidyltransferase: MLLSFPERVKEFLKNASRNKVRMILVGGGAVNFYGYQRHSADIDFWVDSSGDNFENLLRTLKDMGFSIEQLPEKVKTGEQNISIKISPVFELELITKFDPGRSFEEAYVESQEVDKNGMKYRVLNFDDLIRSKITSERAKDKLDIQELQRIRQNRKKEN, encoded by the coding sequence ATGTTATTGAGCTTTCCTGAACGAGTTAAGGAATTTCTAAAAAATGCATCCCGAAATAAGGTGAGGATGATTCTTGTTGGTGGTGGAGCTGTCAATTTTTACGGTTATCAGCGTCATTCCGCAGATATCGATTTTTGGGTTGATTCGTCAGGTGATAATTTTGAAAACCTTTTAAGAACGCTGAAAGATATGGGGTTTTCGATTGAGCAATTGCCTGAAAAAGTTAAAACAGGCGAACAAAATATTTCTATAAAAATTAGTCCTGTTTTTGAGCTGGAATTAATTACAAAATTTGATCCGGGGAGGTCATTTGAAGAAGCATATGTTGAAAGCCAGGAAGTAGATAAAAACGGAATGAAATACAGGGTTTTAAATTTTGATGATTTAATTCGAAGCAAAATAACATCTGAAAGAGCTAAAGACAAATTAGACATTCAGGAACTACAACGAATTCGACAAAATAGGAAGAAAGAAAATTAA
- the dnaG gene encoding DNA primase, translated as MIDHATIERILDAAEISDVVSDFVTLRKRGVNMLGLCPFHNEKTPSFTVSPAKGIFKCFGCGKGGNSVNFIMEHENLTYPEALKWLAKKYNIEVTEEEETEEQKQLKDERESLMIVSSFAQKFFTRYLWNENEGRTIGLSYFRERSFRDDVLKKFEVGFAPDGKTPFTEAAQKQGYKIDFLEKTGLTIVRDDWQRDRFAGRVIFPIHNLAGRVIAFGGRILKEDKKTAKYLNSPESEIYHKSKVLYGIYQAKRSITKNEKCYLVEGYTDVLSMHQAGIENVVASSGTALTPDQIRLMKRFSPNITIIYDGDEAGIKASLRGIDLVLEEGMNVKVLLLPDGEDPDSFAKKMGASGFTNYIRENETDFIQFKTRLLLKTTENDPVAKARLITDVIRSISVIPDSITRSVYIKECSKLLSVNEEVLYTEVRKQKSKQTDDFRKKELREKTRKPDPKPEPQPIQKTSDFLVEELEFLRFLLKHCGSPLFEIEGENPNETEIVTVGEFMIEELENDDLVSEQQLFQTIFNEVKENLANEKFDPWKYFIYHPNGEVSKLATDLLSEKFIESKRWTKAGAYTEKEEDILDILIPRIVHEYKLRKIGIMLEAIEKEIDAAAKQNDFDRIIEEQSKYMNLKRVEKHLSDQLGNRTII; from the coding sequence GTGATAGATCATGCGACCATAGAACGTATTTTAGATGCTGCTGAAATCAGTGATGTTGTCTCCGATTTTGTGACGCTCCGCAAAAGAGGTGTTAACATGCTTGGTTTATGCCCGTTTCACAATGAGAAGACACCCTCGTTTACGGTTTCTCCGGCTAAAGGGATTTTTAAATGTTTTGGTTGTGGTAAGGGTGGGAACTCTGTGAATTTTATCATGGAACATGAAAACCTTACTTACCCTGAGGCCTTAAAATGGCTGGCAAAAAAATACAATATAGAAGTTACAGAAGAAGAGGAAACCGAAGAACAGAAACAGCTCAAAGACGAACGCGAAAGTTTGATGATTGTTTCCTCTTTTGCACAAAAATTCTTCACACGTTATTTATGGAATGAAAACGAAGGCAGAACCATCGGATTAAGTTATTTCCGCGAACGTAGTTTTCGCGACGATGTGCTGAAAAAATTTGAAGTAGGTTTTGCCCCTGACGGAAAAACCCCGTTTACAGAGGCTGCGCAAAAACAGGGCTATAAAATCGATTTCCTTGAAAAAACAGGACTCACCATTGTCCGCGACGACTGGCAGCGCGATCGTTTCGCCGGCAGAGTCATATTTCCTATACATAATCTCGCCGGACGTGTGATTGCTTTTGGAGGAAGAATTCTGAAGGAAGATAAAAAAACAGCGAAATATCTCAATTCTCCTGAATCAGAAATTTACCACAAAAGCAAAGTTTTATACGGAATATATCAGGCAAAACGTTCGATCACCAAAAATGAAAAGTGTTACCTGGTGGAAGGTTACACCGATGTACTTTCGATGCACCAGGCCGGAATTGAAAATGTAGTGGCCTCTTCGGGAACTGCGCTAACTCCCGACCAAATCAGATTGATGAAGCGCTTTTCGCCCAATATCACCATAATTTACGATGGCGATGAGGCAGGAATAAAAGCTTCGTTACGCGGGATCGACCTCGTACTGGAGGAAGGTATGAATGTTAAAGTGTTGCTTCTCCCCGATGGTGAAGACCCTGATTCATTTGCTAAAAAAATGGGAGCCAGTGGATTTACAAATTATATCCGGGAAAACGAAACCGATTTTATCCAGTTCAAAACACGTCTTCTGCTCAAAACAACCGAAAACGACCCGGTGGCAAAAGCGCGGTTAATTACAGATGTTATTCGTTCGATATCAGTAATTCCTGACTCCATAACCCGCTCGGTTTATATCAAAGAATGCAGCAAACTACTGAGTGTAAACGAAGAAGTTCTGTACACCGAAGTCAGAAAACAAAAAAGCAAACAAACGGATGATTTCCGCAAAAAGGAACTTCGCGAAAAAACGAGAAAACCAGATCCAAAACCGGAACCGCAGCCCATACAGAAAACCTCTGATTTTTTAGTGGAAGAGCTCGAATTCCTGCGTTTTCTTTTGAAACATTGTGGTTCACCACTTTTTGAAATTGAGGGAGAAAATCCAAATGAAACAGAAATTGTGACGGTTGGTGAATTTATGATCGAAGAACTTGAAAATGACGATCTTGTTTCAGAACAACAGCTGTTTCAGACCATTTTCAATGAGGTAAAAGAAAACCTGGCCAACGAAAAATTTGACCCGTGGAAATACTTCATTTATCATCCCAACGGAGAAGTAAGTAAACTTGCCACCGACCTGCTTTCTGAAAAGTTTATTGAAAGTAAACGGTGGACAAAAGCCGGTGCTTACACCGAAAAAGAGGAAGACATTCTGGATATACTCATCCCCAGAATTGTACATGAATACAAGTTGCGCAAAATCGGAATTATGCTGGAAGCGATAGAAAAAGAAATTGATGCGGCGGCAAAACAAAATGACTTTGACAGAATTATTGAAGAACAATCAAAATACATGAACCTGAAACGGGTGGAAAAACATTTGTCGGACCAGCTGGGTAACCGAACCATCATATAA
- a CDS encoding NAD-dependent epimerase/dehydratase family protein — MIFVTGGTGLVGSHLLYELVSAGQKVKALKRETSNLKQVQKTFSYYSEKPQEQFGQIEWVDGDILDYFALEKILEGVTEIYHCAAIVSFRSGERKNMISNNVEGTANLVNAAIENGVERICHVSSIAGLGRLQNGDLVTEETNWIPSKKVSGYSESKFFSENEIWRGMEEGLDAVILNPSIILGPAKWDAGSARLFKTVWDGMPFYTRGVTGFVDVKDVIQAMLRLMDAKNFENCKNQRYILNADNISYREFFSQIADTLEKPRPKYFTSDNFLSVVWRAATFWGWLTRKPSMITRESVSNSNDVNKFDGTKITKKLDFQYTPIAESIKQTASFLKKDFSPKN; from the coding sequence ATGATTTTTGTAACCGGAGGAACAGGTTTGGTGGGCTCGCATTTACTTTACGAATTGGTAAGTGCCGGACAAAAAGTAAAAGCATTAAAGCGGGAAACCAGCAATTTGAAACAGGTTCAGAAAACTTTTTCCTACTATTCTGAAAAACCCCAGGAACAATTTGGCCAAATCGAGTGGGTTGATGGTGATATTCTGGATTATTTTGCACTGGAAAAAATCCTCGAAGGAGTTACAGAAATCTACCACTGCGCCGCGATTGTTTCTTTTCGCTCCGGGGAGCGCAAAAATATGATTTCGAATAATGTGGAAGGAACAGCCAACCTGGTAAATGCGGCTATTGAAAATGGAGTAGAAAGAATCTGCCATGTGAGTTCCATTGCCGGTCTTGGACGATTGCAAAACGGTGATTTGGTTACAGAAGAAACCAACTGGATTCCTTCGAAAAAAGTTTCAGGATATTCCGAAAGTAAATTTTTCTCGGAAAATGAAATCTGGCGGGGAATGGAAGAAGGACTGGATGCTGTAATTCTAAACCCTTCCATTATTTTAGGTCCGGCAAAATGGGACGCAGGAAGCGCCAGGCTTTTCAAAACCGTTTGGGATGGGATGCCTTTTTACACGCGCGGCGTTACAGGATTTGTAGATGTAAAAGATGTGATTCAGGCAATGCTCCGGCTGATGGACGCTAAAAATTTTGAAAACTGCAAAAATCAACGGTACATCCTTAATGCCGACAATATTAGTTACCGTGAATTTTTCTCGCAAATTGCGGATACACTGGAGAAACCGCGACCAAAATATTTTACGTCAGACAATTTTTTGAGCGTTGTTTGGAGAGCTGCTACTTTTTGGGGCTGGCTTACGCGCAAACCTTCGATGATAACCCGTGAATCGGTTTCCAACTCCAACGATGTAAACAAATTCGACGGTACAAAAATTACTAAAAAGCTCGATTTCCAATACACACCAATTGCTGAATCCATAAAACAGACAGCCTCTTTTCTGAAAAAAGATTTTTCTCCTAAAAACTAA
- a CDS encoding universal stress protein, whose translation MEEKLVTIVVLPYSKAHILKTRLEAKKIDCVLENLNWVGGTISYSTSVKVLEKDVPKAMPVLDNLLGTKATSPEPVQDKKERHILVPIDFSLNSEKAGKMAYNIASHLGIKIVFLHCYINPLIHSIPFSDVYAYDPTLLVKMEYAEKDANKQFEQFIDKLSKSLGKEKWNEVASEFIIKSGYPDEDILAYAEKHQSQLIVMGRGGTSEVEETVGSVAVDVIYNARVPVLVVPEDSKTKELKDLSKVLYATNFDEKDFVVVDKLLELLKPFDVKLLCAHVGQPKGNGWDLARLEGMKDILQKKYEKKDFECRLLMGNDVLGALQKIIDEEKVDILSLTTHKRNMISRLFNPSFARKMVFHTKTPLLVFHA comes from the coding sequence ATGGAAGAAAAACTGGTTACAATTGTGGTGTTGCCGTATTCCAAAGCGCATATTTTAAAAACGCGGTTGGAGGCAAAAAAAATAGACTGTGTTCTTGAAAATCTGAATTGGGTGGGAGGTACAATTTCGTATTCAACAAGTGTAAAAGTGTTGGAAAAAGATGTGCCGAAAGCTATGCCTGTTCTGGATAATTTGCTTGGAACAAAAGCTACTTCACCTGAACCAGTGCAGGATAAAAAGGAAAGGCACATTTTAGTTCCCATTGATTTTTCTCTCAATTCTGAAAAAGCCGGTAAGATGGCTTATAATATTGCCAGTCATCTGGGAATTAAAATCGTGTTTCTGCATTGTTATATCAATCCCTTGATTCATTCCATTCCGTTTAGTGATGTGTATGCCTACGATCCTACTTTGCTGGTGAAAATGGAATATGCGGAAAAAGATGCCAATAAACAATTTGAGCAATTTATTGACAAGCTCTCAAAATCGCTTGGAAAGGAAAAGTGGAATGAGGTTGCTTCGGAGTTTATCATTAAGTCGGGTTATCCGGATGAAGATATTCTTGCATATGCAGAAAAACATCAGTCGCAATTGATTGTAATGGGACGTGGCGGAACTTCTGAGGTTGAAGAAACAGTAGGCAGTGTGGCTGTTGATGTTATCTACAATGCGCGTGTTCCGGTTTTGGTTGTTCCCGAAGACTCAAAAACAAAAGAATTGAAGGATTTGTCAAAAGTTTTGTATGCTACCAATTTTGATGAAAAAGATTTTGTGGTGGTTGACAAGTTGTTGGAATTACTCAAACCTTTTGATGTAAAACTGCTTTGTGCCCATGTAGGTCAGCCCAAAGGGAATGGATGGGATTTGGCGCGATTGGAGGGAATGAAAGATATTCTTCAGAAAAAGTATGAAAAGAAGGACTTTGAGTGTAGACTGCTTATGGGGAATGATGTTTTGGGGGCACTGCAAAAAATAATTGATGAAGAAAAAGTTGATATTTTATCACTGACTACACACAAAAGAAATATGATTTCGAGGTTATTTAATCCGAGTTTTGCACGCAAAATGGTTTTTCACACGAAAACACCGCTTTTGGTTTTTCATGCTTAG
- a CDS encoding glycosyltransferase family 2 protein, translating to MNHEISVILPFFNAENTLKRAIESILNQRYPDFELLLVDNLSSDGSIQIAQKFASEDKRIRLLKESKPGVANAMNCGLQNSRGSVIARMDADDVSFPNRLEKQLQFLRENPDIGLVGSTVRYFPHNKNTVGFKRFVSWVNSFCSPVQIELNRFVEIPVVNPTIMFRREIFEKYGGCIHGDFPEDYEMQLRYLEAGIKMEKIEEPLLEWHDYSTRLTRTDERYSTDAFFKVKARYFKKWSEKNNPFHPVIWVWGAGRKTRQRAKLLEKEGLSLEGFIDVVKSKTSVKKVLHFEEIPNSGKMFVVSMVTNPGAGQQIKEFLKKRNYIEGEDFILMG from the coding sequence ATGAATCATGAAATTTCGGTTATACTTCCGTTTTTTAATGCTGAAAATACATTGAAAAGGGCCATTGAAAGTATCCTTAACCAAAGATATCCTGATTTTGAATTGCTGCTGGTTGATAATCTTTCAAGCGATGGAAGCATACAAATTGCCCAAAAATTTGCATCTGAAGATAAACGAATCAGGCTTTTGAAAGAATCCAAGCCCGGAGTTGCAAATGCCATGAATTGCGGACTTCAAAATTCTCGTGGCAGCGTTATTGCCCGAATGGATGCCGATGACGTTTCTTTCCCAAATCGGTTGGAAAAGCAACTGCAATTTTTGAGAGAAAATCCTGATATTGGACTGGTTGGCTCAACAGTAAGATATTTTCCGCACAATAAAAACACGGTGGGGTTTAAACGTTTTGTCAGTTGGGTAAATTCGTTTTGTTCTCCTGTACAAATTGAGTTAAACCGTTTTGTGGAGATTCCTGTTGTCAATCCGACTATCATGTTTCGAAGAGAAATTTTTGAAAAGTATGGTGGATGTATTCACGGTGATTTCCCGGAAGATTATGAAATGCAACTTCGTTATCTGGAGGCGGGAATTAAAATGGAAAAAATAGAAGAGCCACTGCTGGAGTGGCACGATTATTCCACTCGTTTGACTCGCACTGATGAACGATATTCAACAGATGCTTTTTTCAAAGTTAAGGCAAGATATTTCAAAAAGTGGTCAGAAAAAAATAATCCTTTTCATCCTGTAATTTGGGTGTGGGGAGCCGGAAGGAAAACACGCCAGCGTGCTAAACTTTTGGAAAAAGAAGGGTTGAGTTTAGAAGGTTTTATTGATGTTGTAAAATCAAAAACTTCCGTGAAAAAAGTTCTGCATTTTGAGGAAATTCCCAACTCCGGAAAAATGTTTGTTGTTTCAATGGTTACAAATCCCGGTGCAGGTCAGCAAATCAAGGAATTTCTGAAAAAAAGAAATTATATTGAAGGCGAAGATTTTATTTTGATGGGGTAA